One stretch of Methanofastidiosum sp. DNA includes these proteins:
- a CDS encoding 30S ribosomal protein S27ae, which yields MPSLYSVEGDKVVKKNPYCPRCGPGTFMADHKDRYVCGKCAYTQSKKMK from the coding sequence ATGCCATCCTTGTACAGTGTAGAAGGGGACAAAGTAGTTAAAAAGAATCCCTACTGCCCAAGATGTGGTCCAGGAACATTCATGGCCGACCACAAAGACAGGTATGTATGTGGCAAGTGCGCATATACACAATCCAAAAAAATGAAATAA
- a CDS encoding cell division protein SepF, with the protein MRRLNKLFGRDESQDYGEYDESYYPDEYYQDEEYTEEESWAEDEKSESPRAIREVESIPYEEEVLKRNDFMDYGVVYVKSLKLRGLGDIRDISKQLSEGHILIVDIGLLAEREPLELKRAVDQIKGILRGIGGDIAGISERKILIAPSSVKIVRSHEP; encoded by the coding sequence ATGAGAAGACTCAATAAACTATTTGGTAGGGATGAAAGTCAAGACTACGGCGAGTACGATGAAAGCTACTACCCTGATGAGTATTATCAAGATGAAGAGTACACGGAAGAGGAATCATGGGCAGAAGATGAAAAGTCGGAGTCACCAAGGGCTATCAGAGAAGTAGAATCAATTCCTTATGAGGAAGAGGTACTCAAGAGAAACGATTTCATGGATTATGGGGTCGTTTATGTGAAATCATTAAAGCTCAGAGGGCTTGGTGATATAAGGGATATCTCAAAGCAACTCTCGGAAGGGCACATCCTGATAGTTGATATCGGTCTTTTGGCAGAAAGGGAACCACTTGAACTTAAAAGAGCCGTTGACCAGATCAAAGGTATTTTAAGGGGTATAGGTGGGGATATTGCTGGTATTAGTGAGCGAAAGATTTTAATAGCCCCTTCATCTGTCAAGATTGTAAGATCACATGAACCATGA
- a CDS encoding ZPR1 zinc finger domain-containing protein, with amino-acid sequence MNHENVECDYCPSCNRKTLRVNNTVISIPYFGEVLDFTILCSNCGYKRADIMPIELKEPSRYSLNVESACDVSIRIVKSSTCTIRIPELGIIVEPGPLSEGYISNVEGLLSRISKVISMGMKMGQDEEKKKGQELIDKINKLIEGHETVCIILEDPLGYSAIASDKAIKESLTEEELKDLKFGDSCFEIEKDIT; translated from the coding sequence ATGAACCATGAGAACGTAGAGTGCGATTATTGTCCGTCGTGCAATAGGAAGACCCTTAGGGTAAATAATACTGTTATTTCTATTCCTTATTTTGGCGAAGTTCTAGATTTTACTATTCTTTGCAGTAATTGCGGTTACAAAAGGGCAGATATAATGCCTATAGAACTTAAAGAGCCATCAAGATACTCTTTAAATGTTGAATCTGCCTGCGATGTGAGCATAAGGATTGTTAAATCAAGCACGTGCACCATTAGAATCCCAGAGCTTGGGATAATAGTTGAGCCTGGGCCCCTATCAGAAGGATACATAAGCAATGTAGAGGGCCTACTTTCCAGGATATCAAAAGTTATCAGCATGGGGATGAAGATGGGTCAAGACGAAGAGAAAAAGAAGGGCCAAGAACTAATTGATAAGATAAACAAATTAATTGAAGGCCATGAAACTGTCTGCATTATCTTAGAAGATCCTCTGGGTTACAGTGCTATAGCCTCTGATAAAGCAATAAAAGAATCCCTAACAGAAGAAGAATTAAAAGATTTAAAATTTGGGGATTCATGTTTTGAGATAGAAAAAGACATCACTTAA
- a CDS encoding transcription initiation factor IIB translates to MEKTETKKVHVCPECGSHKLIRDYSRAEVTCDECGLVISEDIIDTGPEWRAFDHEQGEKRGRVGAPMTYTIHDKGLSTMIDWKNKDIHGRDISAGRRAQIYRMRKWHKRIKVADAKDRNLAFALTELDRLSSHLHLPRNIREGAAMVYRKAVDKRLIRGRSIESVTSACIYIACREYKVPRTLDEIVEHSRVDKKEIGRSYRFITRELEIKLYPTSPVDYIPRFATELGLSGKVQRKAQDILEGAIKVGLTSGRGPTGVCAAAIYLAAIMEGERRTQKAVSEVAKVTEVTVRNRYKEIIEKLGIDVKI, encoded by the coding sequence ATGGAGAAAACCGAGACGAAAAAAGTTCATGTTTGCCCAGAGTGTGGGAGTCATAAACTTATTCGGGACTATTCTAGAGCTGAAGTTACTTGTGACGAATGCGGTCTTGTAATTTCTGAGGATATTATCGACACGGGTCCCGAATGGAGAGCTTTCGACCATGAACAGGGAGAGAAAAGGGGTAGAGTAGGGGCCCCGATGACCTACACTATCCATGACAAGGGTCTTTCCACCATGATTGACTGGAAGAACAAGGATATCCATGGAAGGGATATCAGTGCCGGTAGGAGAGCCCAGATATATAGAATGAGAAAATGGCACAAAAGAATTAAAGTTGCCGATGCAAAAGATAGAAATTTAGCTTTCGCTTTAACTGAACTTGATAGACTCTCTTCTCACTTGCACCTACCTAGAAATATTAGGGAGGGAGCCGCGATGGTTTACCGAAAAGCAGTCGACAAGAGGCTTATTAGAGGTAGATCAATAGAATCAGTAACATCTGCATGTATATACATTGCTTGCCGTGAGTATAAAGTCCCCAGAACTTTGGATGAAATTGTAGAACATTCCAGAGTGGATAAGAAAGAGATAGGCAGAAGTTACAGATTTATAACAAGAGAACTTGAGATAAAACTTTATCCAACAAGCCCGGTGGACTATATCCCAAGATTTGCCACTGAACTAGGGCTTTCAGGAAAGGTCCAGAGAAAAGCACAGGATATCTTAGAAGGCGCAATAAAGGTTGGTCTTACATCAGGAAGGGGTCCAACAGGAGTCTGTGCAGCAGCCATATACCTTGCAGCCATTATGGAGGGCGAAAGAAGAACCCAGAAGGCAGTTTCAGAGGTAGCAAAGGTCACAGAGGTAACTGTTAGGAACAGATATAAAGAAATTATAGAGAAATTGGGAATTGATGTTAAGATTTAA
- a CDS encoding DUF460 domain-containing protein, whose translation METSLGVDIISRDPRIYAMVIISREGNRFLPVLKESGSRLKLLKLIKNYSPLYMGIDSTEEFSRNDLEKLSKFVTIVQVTGKFDDFTSLPVLAKRHRINLNPKNPFDEAYALARLPFEGVGYKLKLYEDETEILVSSGRSLGRGGYSQGRYQRRTFALIKYRVRELEKELSNEGFNFDLDIVEREGGFSKGTFRVYSNFENIPIKSSRGDIRIDVRPLKKSSIEYEQLEKKVEGSNIKDKYVIVGVDPGTTVGLSVLDLEGNVLAIISKRNYSMSDVKEEIRKYGYPLIFGSDVNPPSGYIEKLSTSFGSILYVPSLSIPVKEKNELSKDHEATNAHERDALSAALKAYLHYKNKFIQIKSKIPPELSLYSSRIIGEVIRGMPIKEAFDKVKEDMMEKQDEIKTEQRNPDEIIQEQLKIIENYKEKQNVLKKDFEKLQLENIDLKKKLQEKESSIISLERKLFDILSNQKKEALKDNVIKTKNFEITSLRKTVDILKTKVNLLAEENKRLKELKPLMESEDIVIGKVLPVFSIDAIRNLVKNQDLTEEDVVYLKDATGGGAEAAKMLSEIKIKAVLITGNVSHQAQEELIDGQIPIIDSKDIKMDVISKFVILDKESFDLVYKKEKELLLAFKKQRESDKLLKIIEDYKEQRKSDYKA comes from the coding sequence ATGGAAACATCCCTGGGAGTCGACATAATCTCCCGTGACCCAAGAATTTATGCAATGGTCATAATTTCGAGGGAAGGAAACAGATTTTTGCCTGTTTTGAAGGAAAGCGGGTCAAGGCTAAAACTTTTGAAACTAATAAAAAACTACTCTCCCCTATACATGGGAATAGATTCTACTGAAGAATTCTCTAGAAATGATTTAGAGAAGCTTTCAAAGTTTGTCACAATCGTCCAAGTTACTGGTAAGTTTGACGATTTTACATCGCTTCCTGTATTAGCTAAAAGGCATAGAATTAATTTAAATCCAAAAAATCCTTTCGATGAGGCATATGCACTTGCAAGACTGCCATTTGAGGGCGTCGGATACAAATTAAAGTTGTATGAAGATGAAACTGAAATCCTTGTTTCAAGTGGTAGAAGCCTCGGCAGGGGAGGATATTCTCAAGGAAGATACCAGAGAAGAACTTTTGCACTCATTAAGTATCGGGTAAGGGAGCTTGAGAAGGAACTCTCTAACGAAGGATTCAACTTTGATCTAGACATTGTAGAAAGAGAAGGGGGATTTTCAAAAGGCACTTTTAGAGTATACTCAAATTTTGAGAATATTCCTATAAAAAGCAGCAGGGGCGACATAAGGATAGATGTTAGGCCACTGAAAAAGAGCTCAATTGAGTATGAACAGCTTGAGAAAAAGGTAGAAGGGTCAAATATCAAGGACAAGTATGTAATCGTTGGAGTTGATCCCGGAACAACAGTAGGTCTTTCAGTTTTAGACCTAGAAGGGAATGTCCTTGCAATTATTTCAAAGAGAAATTATTCCATGTCCGATGTCAAAGAAGAGATACGAAAATATGGCTATCCTTTAATATTTGGTTCTGATGTTAATCCGCCTTCAGGATATATCGAAAAACTTAGTACTTCTTTTGGATCTATACTATATGTCCCCTCTTTATCAATACCTGTTAAAGAAAAGAACGAACTGTCAAAGGATCACGAAGCAACAAATGCACACGAAAGAGACGCTCTTTCAGCTGCTCTAAAAGCATATCTACACTATAAGAATAAATTTATCCAAATTAAATCTAAAATACCCCCAGAACTTTCTCTTTATAGCTCAAGGATAATAGGCGAGGTCATAAGGGGAATGCCAATCAAAGAGGCTTTTGATAAAGTTAAAGAAGACATGATGGAAAAACAAGACGAAATAAAAACTGAGCAAAGAAATCCAGACGAGATTATACAAGAGCAATTGAAAATCATTGAAAACTACAAAGAAAAACAAAATGTACTTAAAAAAGATTTTGAAAAGCTTCAACTGGAAAATATTGATCTGAAAAAGAAACTCCAGGAGAAGGAGTCATCAATAATCTCCCTTGAGAGGAAACTCTTTGACATATTGAGCAATCAGAAAAAAGAAGCGCTGAAGGACAATGTAATAAAAACTAAGAATTTTGAGATTACTTCTTTGAGAAAAACTGTGGATATTCTAAAAACAAAAGTTAACTTACTGGCCGAGGAAAACAAGAGGCTTAAGGAATTAAAACCTCTTATGGAATCTGAAGACATTGTAATTGGAAAGGTATTGCCCGTTTTTTCTATCGATGCTATTAGAAATCTTGTGAAAAATCAGGATTTAACTGAAGAAGATGTAGTTTATCTAAAAGATGCCACAGGCGGGGGAGCAGAAGCAGCAAAGATGCTTTCTGAAATAAAGATCAAGGCTGTTCTTATTACCGGAAACGTATCCCATCAAGCACAAGAAGAGCTAATTGATGGTCAAATACCAATAATCGATTCGAAAGATATAAAAATGGACGTTATTTCGAAGTTCGTTATACTCGATAAAGAAAGCTTTGATTTAGTCTATAAAAAGGAAAAAGAACTTTTATTGGCTTTTAAAAAGCAAAGAGAGTCAGATAAACTTCTTAAAATCATTGAAGACTATAAAGAACAAAGAAAATCAGATTATAAGGCCTAA
- a CDS encoding RNA methyltransferase → MFYIIFVEPETPGNIGSVARVMKNFGFYNLILVNPVAIDDEAYKLAVHAEDILRTAVTVPSLEEALKHVDVSVATSANTGGGVLRNYTPVESLAKKLPSDFKVGIVLGRESSGLRNEEVEMCDTMTTIPTDKKYPTMNVSHALSIILYEIFKSKCSIKTNPLEGKEIIEKDLLIEDFKKILAHIEEREYRRDNALTVFKHVLARGFNTQREVYTLKGIFRRIILKLEGEL, encoded by the coding sequence ATGTTTTATATAATTTTTGTAGAGCCAGAAACGCCCGGGAATATAGGGAGTGTCGCTAGGGTGATGAAAAATTTTGGTTTCTACAATCTTATTCTAGTTAATCCAGTTGCAATAGATGATGAAGCATACAAATTAGCCGTTCACGCGGAAGATATTCTAAGAACAGCTGTGACTGTGCCATCTTTAGAAGAAGCTCTAAAACATGTAGATGTGTCAGTGGCTACAAGTGCGAATACTGGTGGTGGTGTGCTAAGAAACTATACCCCTGTAGAAAGTCTTGCAAAAAAATTACCTTCAGATTTTAAGGTTGGAATTGTTCTTGGCAGGGAAAGCAGCGGCCTTAGAAATGAAGAGGTCGAGATGTGTGATACAATGACCACCATCCCGACAGATAAGAAGTATCCGACTATGAATGTTTCTCATGCACTTTCTATAATATTATATGAAATCTTCAAATCAAAATGCTCCATAAAAACAAATCCTCTGGAAGGTAAGGAAATAATTGAGAAAGATTTATTGATCGAGGATTTCAAGAAGATATTGGCACATATTGAAGAAAGGGAATACCGAAGGGATAACGCATTGACTGTATTTAAACATGTTTTAGCAAGGGGATTTAATACTCAAAGAGAAGTATACACGTTAAAAGGTATTTTTAGAAGGATTATTTTAAAGCTAGAGGGCGAACTTTAA
- the corA gene encoding magnesium/cobalt transporter CorA, translated as MFEVFYLEGGVQKEVASPERLRKLLESEKKLWIDLVDCTKEEILSLGDILDLHPVTIDDLIEEGTRVKIESFENYGFIVLYNLFLETRINKYEYDIVIGNNYIITKDARREIKILEKIKSDQKSLSKILTKGPDFLLHVIMDRIIDSYFLIMDRLDIIVEETEDQLFNGGEKECIKKVIELKRDVSLFKRVVVSVREELLGLLRKESMFVSEETKIYFRDNYDSIISIFDSLDSMRDSLIGIQDTYLSFTSNKLNEIMKVLTIIATIMMPLTLITGIYGMNFEFMPELRSPYGYYAVLLLMLSLGLSMVYYFRKRGWM; from the coding sequence ATGTTTGAGGTATTCTATCTTGAAGGCGGAGTTCAGAAGGAAGTGGCTTCCCCAGAAAGACTAAGAAAGTTACTGGAAAGTGAAAAAAAATTATGGATTGACCTAGTTGACTGTACAAAGGAAGAAATTTTGAGTTTAGGAGATATCTTGGACCTACACCCTGTAACAATAGACGACCTAATTGAGGAAGGCACCAGGGTAAAGATAGAGAGTTTTGAAAATTATGGTTTTATCGTGTTATACAATCTATTCCTAGAAACAAGGATAAATAAATATGAATACGATATCGTAATTGGGAATAATTACATAATAACAAAAGATGCGAGAAGAGAAATCAAGATATTGGAAAAAATAAAGAGTGACCAAAAGTCTCTTTCAAAAATACTCACTAAAGGCCCTGACTTTCTCTTGCATGTTATAATGGATCGAATAATTGATTCTTATTTTTTGATAATGGATAGGCTTGATATAATCGTAGAAGAAACAGAAGATCAACTCTTCAATGGTGGAGAAAAAGAGTGCATAAAGAAGGTCATTGAACTTAAGAGGGATGTTTCTCTTTTCAAGAGAGTTGTTGTTTCGGTAAGAGAAGAACTCTTGGGCCTATTGAGAAAAGAGTCGATGTTTGTTTCTGAGGAAACTAAGATCTATTTCAGGGACAACTATGATAGTATCATAAGTATTTTTGACTCGCTTGATTCGATGAGGGATTCTCTAATTGGTATACAGGATACCTACTTGTCATTTACCTCAAACAAATTAAATGAGATAATGAAGGTATTGACTATAATTGCAACTATAATGATGCCTCTTACATTGATTACAGGGATATATGGTATGAACTTTGAGTTTATGCCTGAATTAAGATCTCCTTACGGGTACTATGCCGTGCTTTTGCTTATGTTATCCTTAGGGCTCTCGATGGTTTACTATTTTAGAAAAAGAGGATGGATGTAA